The Stigmatella ashevillena genomic sequence CCCGCGGTGCCAAATTCCAGGTTGCCCGCGAAGCGATCCGCCAGGTCCGCCGTGTCTTCCTTCGCCAGCACCCGCCCCAGCTCCTCGGCCGTCGAGGGGTCCGGGTCCGCCTGCCGCCACGCTTCCGCCTGCTCTCTCAGTCCGATGATGCTCATCTCCGCCTCCGCTCCCCCTGTGGCGCACGAGGGCCGTGCACCACGCGTTCAGGTGTAGTCGGTGAGCTTGCGCCGCGTGGGCCCTCCCTTGGGCTTGTCCTTCTTGCCCTGGCAGTCCACGCAGAACTCCACGTACGGCACGGCCTTGAGCCGGCCATAGGGCAGCTCGTCCCCGCACTCCTCGCACTCGCCAAAACTGTCCGGATCGTTGCGCAACTTGCCCAGCGCTTTCATCACGCGCGCCAGCACCCCGTCCGTGTTCCGGTTCCGGCTGGAGGCGATGGCCTGCATCATCTCGTTGAGGGGCTGCTCGTCCTCGTCCCCGCCAATGCGCGCATCGTCCGTCCGGTTGGGCTCTATCTTCGCGGGCACCTTGCCGGTCAGGTCCGCATGCAAGGCCAGCAGAAGGGTGCGCATTTCCTCTCGCTGAGCGTCCGTCACAAGGGCT encodes the following:
- a CDS encoding TraR/DksA family transcriptional regulator, producing MRTLLLALHADLTGKVPAKIEPNRTDDARIGGDEDEQPLNEMMQAIASSRNRNTDGVLARVMKALGKLRNDPDSFGECEECGDELPYGRLKAVPYVEFCVDCQGKKDKPKGGPTRRKLTDYT